Proteins encoded within one genomic window of Candidatus Omnitrophota bacterium:
- a CDS encoding GDP-mannose 4,6-dehydratase has product MKKALITGIGGQDGSYLAKLLLDKGYEVTGIVRNLNSVDDKKFKYLGITGRIKLLEVNLMDLSNILRVLGNEDYSEVYNLAAQSSVGLSFKQPIGTLEFNIISVANLLEAIRIAGPKIKFYQASSSEMYGNVSRENLPVNENSIFMPVSIYGISKASAHWITNSYRKAYGIFASCGILFNHESVFREDNFVTKKIINTAVRISRGLADSLTLGNMDVRRDWGYAPDYVMAMWLMLQYKEPADIVVCSGQAHSLTEFVKTVFQKLDLDYKKYLKSDTKFYRPLDLQVVYGDNSKAKKCLGWEYSLSFEKLIEKLVDDEIQYLDWQAGAKGK; this is encoded by the coding sequence ATGAAAAAAGCATTGATCACGGGTATCGGCGGACAGGACGGGTCTTATCTGGCAAAACTGCTTCTGGATAAGGGCTACGAGGTGACGGGCATTGTCAGAAACCTGAACAGCGTTGACGACAAAAAATTTAAATACCTGGGGATAACAGGCAGGATAAAACTTCTGGAAGTCAATCTGATGGATCTGTCAAATATACTCAGGGTTTTGGGGAATGAGGATTATTCTGAAGTTTATAATCTGGCCGCGCAGAGCTCGGTGGGTTTATCGTTCAAGCAGCCGATAGGAACGCTGGAATTCAATATTATCAGCGTCGCCAATCTGCTGGAAGCGATCCGCATCGCCGGTCCTAAAATAAAATTCTACCAGGCATCCAGCAGCGAGATGTACGGGAATGTCAGCCGGGAGAACCTGCCAGTCAATGAAAACTCAATTTTTATGCCGGTGAGCATATATGGTATATCAAAAGCTTCCGCGCACTGGATAACAAACAGCTATAGAAAAGCGTACGGCATATTCGCATCCTGCGGAATTCTTTTTAATCACGAATCGGTGTTCAGGGAAGACAATTTTGTTACCAAAAAGATAATCAATACCGCTGTCAGAATCAGCAGGGGATTAGCGGACAGTCTGACGCTGGGCAATATGGATGTGCGCAGGGACTGGGGGTATGCCCCCGATTATGTCATGGCGATGTGGCTGATGCTGCAGTATAAAGAGCCGGCCGATATTGTCGTCTGTTCAGGGCAGGCGCACAGTTTGACGGAATTCGTGAAAACCGTATTCCAGAAACTGGATCTGGATTATAAAAAATATTTGAAAAGCGATACAAAATTCTACAGGCCGCTGGATTTGCAGGTTGTATACGGGGATAATTCAAAAGCTAAGAAATGTCTGGGGTGGGAGTACTCACTGTCATTTGAAAAACTCATTGAGAAACTTGTGGATGACGAGATACAATATCTTGACTGGCAGGCCGGAGCAAAAGGAAAATAG
- a CDS encoding glycosyltransferase family 1 protein, with protein sequence MARIERILFIASKQSDYLEDIAFTGLSDALGRENIIPLRAMRKHYIPTHHYPKAIACRRNLSDYFSDLLAGKKMLSRAVYDCVIIGSTKRDAFEAYDSMAQKISKNAKVVYIDGGDESEVGGDASRLGFAELYGRAFSKRAPDVIFKREYLKNKNYPANVYPLPLSYGGPLVDGAGGVKKYDVVFWAVDNIPVRAKVLDFCEGKWDCAENGTSRGQIFKKYNRKGIKYLKELAASKVCYNFRGGGWDTLRYWEIPAVGSLMVSGKPGIVIPDDFEHGKHAVFCKDDLSDLEGLTNYYLKRDKEREGIAAEGKKHLLKYHLPRHRAEYILEIIGKSA encoded by the coding sequence ATGGCGCGGATTGAAAGGATATTGTTCATCGCCTCAAAGCAGTCCGACTATCTTGAAGACATTGCCTTCACTGGTTTGAGCGATGCGCTGGGCAGGGAAAATATTATTCCCCTGCGGGCGATGAGAAAGCATTATATCCCGACCCATCATTATCCGAAGGCCATAGCCTGCCGCCGGAATTTAAGCGATTATTTCAGCGACCTGCTTGCCGGAAAAAAAATGCTGTCCCGTGCGGTTTACGACTGTGTGATAATCGGATCAACGAAGAGAGACGCATTTGAGGCCTATGACAGTATGGCGCAGAAGATATCAAAAAACGCGAAGGTTGTTTATATTGACGGCGGCGATGAGTCTGAAGTCGGCGGAGATGCCTCAAGGCTCGGTTTCGCAGAACTCTACGGGAGGGCTTTTTCAAAAAGAGCGCCGGATGTTATATTCAAGAGGGAATATCTGAAAAATAAAAATTATCCCGCGAATGTTTATCCTCTGCCGCTCTCTTACGGCGGCCCGCTCGTAGACGGTGCGGGCGGCGTGAAAAAATACGATGTTGTTTTCTGGGCGGTGGATAATATTCCGGTGAGAGCGAAAGTGCTTGATTTTTGCGAGGGTAAATGGGATTGCGCTGAGAACGGCACCTCGCGGGGCCAGATATTTAAAAAATATAACAGAAAGGGGATCAAATATCTAAAAGAGCTTGCCGCCTCAAAGGTGTGCTATAACTTCCGCGGAGGGGGATGGGACACTCTCCGATACTGGGAAATCCCGGCAGTGGGAAGTCTTATGGTAAGCGGAAAGCCGGGCATAGTCATCCCCGATGATTTTGAGCACGGAAAGCACGCCGTGTTCTGCAAAGATGATCTCAGCGACCTTGAAGGTCTGACGAATTATTACCTGAAGCGCGATAAGGAAAGAGAAGGCATCGCCGCCGAAGGCAAAAAGCATCTTTTAAAATATCATCTCCCGCGCCACAGAGCGGAATATATTCTGGAGATAATAGGCAAAAGTGCCTGA
- the rfbA gene encoding glucose-1-phosphate thymidylyltransferase RfbA, producing the protein MKGIILAGGRATRLYPVTKAVCKQLLPVYDKPMIYYPLSVLMLAGIDEILIISSPGELPNFRQVLGDGSQFGIKLSFAAQEEPRGLADAFIIGESFIGRDSVCLILGDNIFFGRGFSELLESAVSLKKGAKVFAYYVKDPSRYGVAEFDKNKKVISIEEKPSKAKSNYAVTGLYFYDNDVINIAKSLKPSKRGEIEITDVNKEYLKRGLLSVELLGRGFAWLDTGTHDSLLDAALYVRTVEERQFLKIGCVEEIAFRKGFISKEQLLKLAGENKTDYGNYLAFVAEEK; encoded by the coding sequence ATGAAAGGAATCATTCTTGCAGGCGGGCGGGCAACAAGGCTTTATCCTGTGACAAAAGCCGTGTGCAAGCAGCTTCTCCCGGTGTACGATAAGCCGATGATCTATTACCCGCTGTCCGTTCTGATGCTGGCGGGCATAGATGAGATACTGATCATCTCAAGCCCGGGGGAATTGCCGAATTTCAGGCAAGTGCTGGGGGACGGCTCTCAATTCGGTATCAAACTCAGCTTTGCCGCGCAGGAGGAGCCGAGGGGACTGGCCGACGCTTTTATCATAGGGGAATCTTTTATAGGGCGCGACAGCGTGTGCCTGATCCTGGGCGATAACATCTTCTTCGGCAGGGGGTTCAGCGAATTGCTCGAATCGGCGGTATCTCTGAAAAAGGGGGCAAAGGTCTTCGCTTATTATGTCAAAGATCCCTCGCGTTACGGTGTCGCCGAATTTGACAAAAACAAAAAGGTCATATCGATAGAGGAAAAACCCTCAAAAGCTAAATCAAATTACGCGGTGACGGGACTTTATTTCTACGATAACGATGTCATAAATATAGCGAAATCGCTCAAACCTTCCAAGCGCGGTGAGATAGAGATAACGGATGTGAATAAGGAATATTTGAAGAGGGGTCTTTTGAGCGTTGAGCTCCTAGGACGCGGTTTCGCATGGCTTGATACGGGTACGCACGATTCTCTTCTTGACGCGGCGCTCTATGTGCGCACTGTGGAGGAGAGGCAGTTTCTCAAGATCGGATGCGTCGAGGAGATAGCTTTCAGAAAGGGTTTTATAAGCAAAGAACAGCTTCTGAAACTTGCCGGCGAAAACAAAACGGATTATGGAAACTATCTCGCTTTCGTGGCGGAAGAAAAATGA